A genomic region of Rhodococcus pyridinivorans contains the following coding sequences:
- a CDS encoding EAL domain-containing protein has product MSAVPADAAADAEAAFGGLVVETELAPIHRLGSGALSAVELQLRGPEGSSLHDATALSEAARAMHQKSELDRIKWRRAGRQAESAVPHLVTVDLDSLDELGALGDRGGSTTVALITEQTLIAAPARTLRTIAAARTAGMLVAVDGVGARAQALALLPLVEPDVIITSPALIARAADASTARIAHAVAAYIESSSAVVIAQGVDSELHRRRALGLAAEYGMGALYPTVGSTGDAAQADSDVEPISLRPRRAVPGGLELTPFALASEGRRRTSSFKRLLVSMSKLLETNAVGAGPETIVLGTFQRAEHFTPTSRVRWAQLAGQVAYTGVYGVGIDPYVDSAVHHAPLDPNDPIVDEWNVVVLGPHFACVLAALDMHTDAADLDREFRYVLSYDRGTVIRCAHSILARFEG; this is encoded by the coding sequence ATGAGCGCTGTTCCTGCCGACGCTGCCGCCGACGCGGAGGCCGCGTTCGGCGGCCTCGTCGTGGAGACGGAGCTCGCCCCCATCCACCGGCTCGGCAGCGGTGCGCTGTCCGCCGTCGAACTGCAACTGCGTGGTCCGGAAGGATCATCGTTGCACGATGCGACCGCTCTGAGCGAGGCCGCCCGGGCGATGCATCAGAAGTCGGAACTGGACCGGATCAAGTGGCGCAGGGCCGGACGGCAAGCCGAGTCGGCGGTTCCGCATCTGGTGACCGTCGATCTCGATTCACTCGACGAACTCGGCGCGCTCGGGGATCGAGGGGGGTCGACCACGGTCGCTCTCATCACCGAGCAGACGCTGATCGCCGCCCCTGCCAGGACGCTGCGCACCATTGCGGCGGCGCGCACCGCCGGCATGCTCGTCGCGGTGGACGGTGTGGGAGCGCGTGCTCAGGCCCTCGCGCTGCTGCCGCTCGTCGAACCGGATGTGATCATCACGTCGCCGGCCCTGATCGCGCGTGCGGCCGACGCCTCGACGGCGAGGATCGCCCACGCCGTCGCCGCGTACATCGAATCCAGCAGCGCGGTCGTCATCGCGCAGGGCGTCGATTCGGAACTGCATCGCCGCCGCGCTCTGGGATTGGCCGCCGAATACGGAATGGGCGCGCTGTATCCGACAGTCGGATCGACCGGTGATGCCGCGCAAGCGGATTCGGATGTCGAACCGATATCGCTGCGTCCGCGACGGGCCGTTCCCGGCGGCCTCGAACTCACTCCCTTCGCTCTGGCGTCCGAAGGACGCAGACGCACAAGTAGTTTCAAGCGACTTCTGGTGTCGATGAGCAAGCTGCTCGAGACCAACGCGGTGGGAGCCGGACCGGAGACGATCGTGCTCGGCACCTTCCAGCGCGCCGAGCACTTCACTCCGACCTCCCGGGTTCGATGGGCGCAGCTCGCCGGGCAGGTCGCCTACACCGGGGTCTACGGCGTCGGAATCGATCCCTACGTCGACTCCGCGGTACACCACGCGCCGTTGGACCCGAACGATCCGATCGTCGACGAATGGAACGTCGTCGTCCTCGGTCCGCACTTCGCGTGCGTACTCGCTGCGCTCGACATGCACACCGACGCAGCGGATCTCGACCGCGAGTTCCGCTACGTGCTGTCCTACGACCGCGGCACCGTGATCCGGTGCGCCCACAGCATCCTGGCGCGTTTCGAGGGGTGA
- a CDS encoding DICT sensory domain-containing protein: protein MHASTIHDLVDGTVVAAVMPLTDLAHRPVAGRDAVALVDEHEVFADPPTVLHRIAAVRERGFAVAVRIAESASRATVVLALVEPEVVVVPAEALVASDLRAATTLLSLRAHCERTNSVVLAEGVDSDLHREAALAHGIDFGCGTALHVAEGEAGPSSPRGGLFREPTWSAPLDDATAAPFRILSAGRERVRSGKGLLVSMSADLEARAGEAGPDTIALGTFQHHDHFTGAARRRWLSMADTLAHVAVFAVGFGTSTSGPDLVPIEPHDPLVDEWNVILLGESFACALSALDLHRRTAGGEREFEYVVSYDREAVARAARATLSRPRPVPLEVPPSS, encoded by the coding sequence ATGCACGCGAGCACGATCCACGACCTCGTGGACGGCACGGTCGTCGCGGCTGTGATGCCGTTGACCGACCTCGCGCACAGGCCGGTGGCCGGACGCGATGCCGTCGCACTGGTCGACGAGCACGAGGTGTTCGCCGATCCCCCGACGGTCCTGCACCGGATCGCCGCTGTGCGCGAGCGCGGATTCGCCGTGGCGGTACGCATCGCGGAATCGGCGTCCCGCGCCACGGTCGTCCTGGCTCTGGTCGAGCCGGAGGTGGTCGTCGTACCGGCCGAGGCGCTCGTCGCATCCGACCTGCGGGCCGCCACTACCCTGCTGTCGTTGCGGGCCCACTGCGAGCGCACGAACTCCGTCGTTCTCGCCGAGGGCGTCGACTCCGACCTTCATCGCGAGGCGGCCCTCGCCCACGGTATCGATTTCGGTTGCGGTACAGCACTACACGTTGCGGAGGGTGAAGCCGGCCCTTCGTCGCCGCGCGGCGGGTTGTTCCGTGAACCCACCTGGAGTGCGCCGCTCGACGACGCGACCGCCGCGCCCTTCCGCATCCTGTCTGCCGGTCGGGAACGCGTGCGGAGCGGCAAGGGTCTGCTCGTGTCCATGAGCGCCGACCTCGAGGCGCGAGCCGGGGAGGCCGGACCCGACACGATCGCCCTCGGCACCTTCCAGCACCACGACCACTTCACCGGGGCCGCACGCAGACGATGGCTGTCGATGGCCGACACCCTCGCGCACGTCGCGGTCTTCGCGGTCGGGTTCGGCACGAGCACCTCGGGCCCGGACCTCGTCCCGATCGAGCCGCACGATCCCCTCGTCGACGAGTGGAACGTCATCCTCCTGGGAGAGTCGTTCGCGTGCGCGCTCTCTGCCCTCGACCTGCACCGTCGAACGGCCGGCGGCGAGCGGGAGTTCGAGTACGTCGTCTCCTACGACCGGGAGGCCGTCGCCCGCGCGGCGCGCGCGACCCTGTCCCGTCCCCGACCGGTCCCCTTGGAGGTCCCACCCTCGTCCTGA
- a CDS encoding CoA-transferase subunit beta: protein MTTTETFSTTELIVSVAARALAGKARVFAGVGLPTLAVDLAARTSNPDVELIYESGVCGAHPEAMAEGIADSVVVSGAESVVSMASLFGYVLQGGNVDVGFLGAAQIDRDGSLNTSIIGDWDKPTVRLPGGGGAVEIMPNAGEVFVIMRRHDPSAFPAELDFCTTPSPVRAREAGVGIMPRGRGVTKVFTSLGVLSRQDSFDELELTSIHRGVTVDQVRAATGWDLKVSDEVTLTEDPTAEEIDLLRNEIDKVRLYLR from the coding sequence GTGACCACCACCGAAACCTTCTCCACCACCGAACTGATCGTCTCCGTCGCCGCGCGGGCCCTGGCCGGCAAGGCCCGGGTCTTCGCCGGGGTGGGTCTGCCCACCCTCGCCGTCGACCTCGCCGCCCGCACGTCGAACCCCGACGTCGAGCTGATCTACGAATCCGGGGTCTGCGGTGCGCACCCCGAGGCGATGGCCGAGGGCATCGCCGACTCCGTCGTGGTCTCCGGCGCCGAATCCGTGGTGTCCATGGCGTCGCTGTTCGGGTACGTGCTCCAAGGCGGCAACGTCGACGTCGGGTTCCTCGGGGCGGCACAGATCGACCGCGACGGCAGCCTCAACACCAGCATCATCGGCGACTGGGACAAGCCCACCGTGCGCCTGCCCGGCGGCGGCGGAGCCGTCGAGATCATGCCCAACGCCGGCGAAGTGTTCGTGATCATGCGACGCCACGATCCGAGTGCCTTCCCCGCCGAACTGGACTTCTGCACGACCCCGAGCCCGGTGCGCGCCCGTGAGGCGGGCGTCGGCATCATGCCCCGCGGCCGCGGGGTGACGAAGGTGTTCACCAGTCTGGGCGTGCTGTCGCGGCAAGATTCCTTCGACGAACTCGAACTGACCAGCATCCACCGCGGTGTCACCGTCGACCAGGTCCGCGCCGCCACCGGCTGGGATCTGAAGGTCTCCGACGAGGTGACGCTGACCGAGGATCCCACCGCCGAGGAGATCGACCTGCTGCGCAACGAGATCGACAAGGTCCGCCTGTATCTGCGGTGA
- a CDS encoding CoA transferase subunit A encodes MPDKLMTMREAIATYVEDGMTVALEGFSHLIPFAAAHEIIRQGRRDLTLCRMTPDIISDQLIAADCVSKLVASFFASGSAGSLYEIRRRIESHDPVALEVEEYSHYGMVCRYQAGAAGLPFFPLRSYAGSDLPKINPNIRLVEDPFSGGSVYVVPPLNPDVTIIHAQRADRSGNVQIWGIAGVQQEAVYAAKKAIVVVEEIVDDDVIRSDPSRTLVPSHAVDAVVLSPRGAHPSYAQGYYDRDCAFYRRWTAISKDPQQLRTWLKEWVLTTADHAEYLEKLGEEYWADLEVAPRPSGTVDYGSRK; translated from the coding sequence ATGCCGGACAAACTCATGACCATGCGCGAGGCGATCGCCACCTATGTCGAGGACGGCATGACCGTTGCCCTCGAGGGTTTCTCGCACCTCATCCCGTTCGCCGCGGCGCACGAGATCATCCGGCAGGGCAGGCGCGACCTGACGTTGTGCCGCATGACCCCCGACATCATCTCCGATCAGCTCATCGCCGCCGACTGCGTGTCGAAGCTCGTCGCCTCGTTTTTCGCCAGCGGCTCGGCCGGGTCGCTGTACGAGATCCGCCGGCGCATCGAGAGCCACGACCCCGTCGCACTCGAGGTCGAGGAGTACAGCCACTACGGCATGGTCTGCCGCTACCAGGCCGGCGCGGCCGGGCTGCCCTTCTTCCCGCTGCGCTCGTATGCGGGCAGCGACCTGCCGAAGATCAACCCGAACATCCGGCTCGTCGAGGATCCCTTCAGCGGCGGCAGCGTCTACGTTGTGCCTCCGCTGAACCCGGACGTGACGATCATCCACGCGCAGCGCGCCGACCGCTCCGGCAACGTCCAGATCTGGGGCATCGCCGGTGTGCAGCAGGAAGCGGTCTACGCTGCGAAGAAGGCCATCGTGGTGGTCGAGGAGATCGTCGACGACGACGTGATCCGCTCCGATCCCAGCCGCACCCTCGTCCCTTCGCACGCGGTGGACGCGGTGGTGCTGAGCCCGCGCGGAGCGCACCCCTCCTACGCGCAGGGTTACTACGACCGCGACTGCGCGTTCTACCGCCGATGGACCGCGATCAGCAAGGACCCCCAGCAACTGCGCACCTGGTTGAAGGAATGGGTCCTCACCACCGCCGATCACGCCGAATACCTCGAGAAACTGGGCGAAGAGTACTGGGCCGACCTCGAGGTCGCGCCGCGCCCCTCCGGGACCGTCGACTACGGGAGCCGAAAGTGA
- a CDS encoding LysR family transcriptional regulator, with the protein MEIQQVKAFLAVAEELHFGRAAQRLRMAQPPLSRTIRRLEKELGAELFERNTRSVRLTESGRALVEPARNILDACRLAEMAVTAAGSGQTGRVRIGFAGSSSHYLVGRWAKLVRRTHPGIEFVLDSSAYASEALNKLAAGKLDIGIVRLLFFPPGIASRVVARENLVVALPKEHPLADREQVRLEDLAHEAWVMLPAEPGSMLRELLLRIAHDVGFTPRIVQSAPDSLSLIALVSAGVGCSMTVSSVAANVINPEVVFVPLADHPEPLDVRLVWREDDDSAALREVLRLSEEALPTPD; encoded by the coding sequence GTGGAGATCCAGCAGGTGAAGGCGTTCCTGGCGGTGGCGGAGGAACTGCATTTCGGTCGCGCGGCGCAGCGGCTGCGCATGGCCCAGCCGCCGCTCAGCCGCACGATCCGCAGGCTCGAGAAAGAACTCGGAGCCGAACTCTTCGAACGCAACACCCGCAGCGTGCGGTTGACGGAGAGCGGTCGCGCGCTCGTGGAGCCGGCCCGGAACATCCTCGACGCCTGCCGGCTCGCCGAGATGGCGGTGACCGCCGCGGGGTCGGGTCAGACCGGCAGGGTCCGTATCGGTTTCGCCGGTTCGTCCTCGCACTATCTCGTGGGCCGGTGGGCGAAGCTCGTGCGGCGCACTCATCCCGGTATCGAATTCGTGCTCGACAGTTCGGCGTACGCGAGCGAGGCGCTCAACAAGCTGGCCGCGGGCAAGCTCGACATCGGCATCGTGCGCCTGTTGTTCTTCCCACCGGGGATCGCGTCGCGCGTCGTGGCCCGAGAGAACCTTGTCGTGGCGCTGCCCAAGGAGCACCCGCTCGCCGACCGTGAGCAGGTCCGGCTCGAGGACCTCGCGCACGAGGCGTGGGTGATGCTGCCCGCCGAACCCGGATCGATGCTGCGCGAGCTGTTGCTCCGTATCGCCCACGACGTCGGATTCACGCCCAGAATCGTTCAGAGCGCCCCGGATTCGCTGTCGCTGATCGCCCTGGTCTCGGCCGGGGTGGGATGTTCGATGACGGTCTCGTCGGTCGCAGCGAACGTCATCAACCCCGAGGTCGTGTTCGTTCCTCTCGCAGATCATCCCGAGCCGCTCGACGTGCGGCTCGTGTGGCGGGAGGACGACGACAGTGCCGCGCTGCGGGAGGTTCTCCGCCTCTCCGAGGAAGCGCTGCCGACTCCGGATTGA
- a CDS encoding MFS transporter: MSSSTPTDQEIARKARKAGIASFIGTTIEWYDFYIYGTAAALVFGQVFFSDELSSGVATLLAFVTLWAGFLARPLGGVIFGHLGDRLGRKNTLVITLVMMGIATVGIGLLPTYAQIGMWAPVLLVFLRIVQGVAVGGEWGGAVLIASENAPKGKGILYSAFAQQGSPAGNLLSTMAFFFLAALPTPQFMMWGWRIPFLLSGVLVVIGMVIRLELEESDAMKAVLARKKTVKLPIKEVLRKHWVLVLLGAGALPLAQVTYFKNTFALSWATSELGYERGTFLAIIAIALVVQFIVQPFGAVLVSRIDMRRAMLLMIVPELFLMPAMFFAIRTETFAVAVIGMCLATIPHSMFYGAIAGILARAFPANIRYSGLSLAYQLCSLIVGGGTPVLAQYLLNSSGDVTGVAIAAACYAAVSLVCTLALLERTGYDPKAPSVAEKSDADELALEQSEAAEHDRRTPGTDDTPRDRVHA, translated from the coding sequence ATGAGTTCGTCCACACCCACCGATCAGGAGATCGCGAGGAAGGCCCGCAAGGCCGGTATCGCCTCCTTCATCGGCACCACCATCGAGTGGTACGACTTCTACATCTACGGCACGGCCGCCGCGCTGGTGTTCGGCCAGGTCTTCTTCTCGGACGAACTCTCGAGCGGTGTCGCGACCCTCCTCGCGTTCGTCACCCTCTGGGCCGGCTTCCTCGCCCGCCCACTCGGTGGCGTCATCTTCGGCCATCTCGGAGACCGCCTCGGACGCAAGAACACCCTCGTCATCACGCTCGTCATGATGGGCATCGCGACGGTGGGCATCGGTTTGCTCCCCACCTACGCGCAGATCGGAATGTGGGCGCCGGTCCTGCTGGTCTTCCTGCGCATCGTGCAGGGCGTCGCGGTCGGCGGCGAATGGGGCGGCGCCGTCCTCATCGCCAGCGAGAACGCCCCGAAGGGCAAGGGAATCCTGTATTCGGCGTTCGCGCAGCAGGGTTCGCCCGCCGGCAACCTGCTGTCGACGATGGCCTTCTTCTTCCTCGCAGCGCTGCCCACCCCGCAGTTCATGATGTGGGGCTGGCGCATCCCGTTCCTGCTGTCGGGCGTGCTGGTCGTCATAGGCATGGTGATCCGCCTCGAGCTCGAGGAATCGGACGCGATGAAAGCCGTTCTGGCACGCAAGAAGACCGTCAAGCTCCCGATCAAGGAAGTGCTGCGCAAGCACTGGGTCCTGGTCCTGCTCGGCGCCGGTGCACTGCCCCTCGCCCAGGTGACCTATTTCAAGAACACCTTCGCCCTGTCGTGGGCGACGAGCGAACTCGGTTACGAGCGCGGCACCTTCCTCGCGATCATCGCCATCGCCCTCGTCGTGCAGTTCATCGTGCAGCCGTTCGGTGCCGTGCTGGTGTCGAGAATCGACATGCGCAGGGCCATGCTCCTGATGATCGTCCCGGAGCTGTTCCTCATGCCGGCGATGTTCTTCGCGATCCGCACCGAGACCTTCGCGGTCGCCGTGATCGGTATGTGCCTCGCGACGATTCCGCACTCGATGTTCTACGGCGCGATCGCCGGCATCCTGGCCCGCGCCTTCCCGGCAAACATCCGGTACTCGGGCCTGTCGCTCGCCTACCAGCTGTGCTCGCTGATCGTCGGTGGTGGCACCCCGGTTCTCGCCCAGTACCTGCTCAACTCGTCCGGTGACGTCACCGGCGTGGCCATCGCGGCGGCCTGCTACGCAGCGGTTTCCCTCGTGTGCACCCTGGCACTGCTCGAGCGCACCGGATACGACCCGAAGGCACCCTCGGTCGCCGAGAAGTCCGACGCCGACGAACTCGCCCTCGAGCAGTCGGAGGCGGCCGAGCACGACCGCCGTACTCCGGGAACCGACGACACCCCACGAGATCGCGTCCATGCCTAG
- a CDS encoding CaiB/BaiF CoA transferase family protein has product MTSDRTDRTEVEVSAGLPLEGITVVSLEQAVAAPLATRHLADLGARVVKVERVGDGDFARAYDGAVHGLAAHFVWLNRGKESFAVDLKAPEGIDAVKALIRGADVFLQNLAPGAVERLGLGADDLRADHPELVVVNMSGYGTDGPMRDRKAYDMLVQSETGLCSITGTPETAVKTGIPTSDIAAGMYALTSIQAALLRRHRTGVGATIDVSMFDATAEWLGYPMYLQMYQGRQVPRMGLSHTSIAPYDKYPTSDGEILIGVQNDRGWRTLTDVLGMPELGDDPRYATNLERVRRREEVDALVGRATKQFTSAELDEKLADAGVPAAQLRDLRGLIEHPQLSTRDRWREVQTEAGTVRGILPPMNFRDVELPMGAVPGLGQHTDTVLAALGLTDEQIAGLKKAGIVG; this is encoded by the coding sequence GTGACGAGCGACCGAACCGATCGGACCGAGGTGGAGGTTTCTGCCGGCCTGCCGCTGGAGGGCATCACTGTGGTGAGCCTCGAACAGGCGGTCGCCGCGCCCCTCGCGACGCGCCATCTCGCAGACCTCGGAGCCCGTGTCGTCAAGGTCGAACGCGTCGGCGACGGCGACTTCGCGCGCGCCTACGACGGTGCCGTGCACGGCCTGGCCGCACACTTCGTCTGGCTCAACCGCGGCAAGGAATCGTTCGCGGTGGATCTCAAGGCTCCCGAGGGCATCGATGCGGTGAAGGCGCTGATCCGCGGTGCGGACGTCTTCTTGCAGAATCTCGCTCCCGGCGCGGTGGAGCGTCTCGGACTCGGTGCCGACGACCTGCGTGCCGACCACCCGGAACTGGTGGTGGTCAACATGTCCGGTTACGGCACCGACGGACCGATGCGCGACCGCAAGGCCTACGACATGCTCGTGCAGTCCGAGACCGGCCTGTGCTCGATCACCGGCACGCCCGAGACTGCGGTGAAGACGGGCATCCCCACCTCGGACATCGCCGCGGGCATGTATGCGCTCACCTCCATCCAGGCGGCGCTGTTGCGCCGGCACCGCACGGGCGTCGGCGCGACGATCGACGTGTCGATGTTCGACGCGACCGCCGAATGGCTCGGTTATCCGATGTACCTGCAGATGTATCAGGGGCGGCAGGTGCCGCGGATGGGTCTGTCGCACACCTCGATCGCGCCGTACGACAAGTACCCCACCTCGGACGGCGAGATCCTCATCGGCGTGCAGAACGATCGGGGCTGGCGCACGCTCACCGATGTGCTCGGCATGCCCGAACTGGGCGATGATCCGCGCTACGCCACCAATCTCGAGCGGGTGCGTCGCCGCGAGGAGGTCGATGCGCTGGTCGGGCGGGCCACCAAGCAGTTCACGAGCGCGGAGCTCGACGAGAAGCTCGCCGACGCCGGTGTGCCGGCCGCGCAGCTGCGGGATCTACGCGGGCTCATCGAGCACCCCCAGCTCTCGACGCGTGATCGCTGGCGTGAGGTGCAGACCGAGGCGGGGACGGTGCGTGGCATCCTGCCGCCGATGAACTTCCGCGACGTCGAACTGCCGATGGGGGCGGTGCCGGGGCTCGGTCAGCACACCGACACGGTGCTCGCCGCTCTCGGGCTCACCGACGAGCAGATCGCGGGCCTGAAGAAGGCCGGCATCGTCGGCTGA
- a CDS encoding WhiB family transcriptional regulator — protein sequence MYGSGDRDWVVAARCRGVDTSMFFPQPEDGRGAVLRAERQAKEVCRSCPVIDACRVHAVRTGETHGVWGGMNYAERRAFERAMKLGRLQSV from the coding sequence ATGTACGGATCCGGCGACCGTGACTGGGTGGTCGCGGCGCGGTGCCGCGGGGTGGACACGTCGATGTTCTTCCCTCAGCCCGAGGACGGCCGTGGTGCGGTGCTCCGGGCCGAGCGGCAGGCGAAGGAGGTCTGTCGCTCCTGTCCGGTGATCGACGCGTGCCGAGTGCACGCCGTGCGCACCGGAGAGACGCACGGCGTGTGGGGCGGCATGAACTACGCCGAACGGCGAGCGTTCGAACGTGCGATGAAACTCGGTCGCCTCCAGTCGGTCTGA
- a CDS encoding SDR family NAD(P)-dependent oxidoreductase: MARTVLVSGGTGGLGSAVTKHLLDTGWRVVVPWLVRDELERVGTHPNLQLVQADVSDEQQLEDALNLACDDPDAPLFGVVNLVGGFTSGPRVHETPIEVLDSQLDLNLRTAYSVSQAALPHLIRRGGGSIVCISTAATLNPFPGGAPYIASKAAVSALVETMALEYRDDHIRVNALLPVVIDTPANRAAMPDADTSRWSKPADIAKVIEFLISDAGASVTGGLIPVTNVG; the protein is encoded by the coding sequence ATGGCTCGCACCGTATTGGTCAGTGGTGGCACCGGCGGCCTCGGCAGCGCCGTGACGAAACATCTCCTCGACACCGGATGGCGGGTCGTGGTGCCGTGGCTGGTCCGTGACGAGCTCGAGCGCGTGGGCACGCATCCGAACCTCCAACTCGTCCAGGCCGACGTCTCCGACGAGCAACAGCTCGAGGACGCCCTGAACCTGGCGTGCGACGACCCCGACGCTCCCCTCTTCGGCGTCGTCAATCTTGTCGGCGGCTTCACCTCCGGACCTCGGGTGCACGAGACTCCGATCGAGGTCCTCGACTCCCAGCTCGATCTCAACCTGCGCACTGCCTATTCCGTCAGCCAGGCGGCGCTGCCCCACCTGATCCGCCGCGGCGGTGGATCGATCGTCTGCATCTCCACCGCCGCGACGCTCAACCCCTTCCCGGGCGGCGCCCCCTACATCGCTTCCAAGGCTGCGGTGTCGGCGCTGGTCGAGACGATGGCGCTCGAGTACCGCGACGACCACATCCGCGTCAACGCGCTGCTGCCCGTCGTCATCGACACCCCGGCCAACCGCGCCGCGATGCCCGACGCCGACACGAGCCGCTGGTCGAAGCCGGCCGACATCGCGAAGGTCATCGAGTTCCTGATCTCCGATGCGGGCGCCTCCGTCACCGGTGGTCTGATCCCCGTCACCAATGTCGGCTGA